CCCACGGTGGTCCCATCCGTGAACACGACGATCTTTTTCTCCGGGTCAACGCGTTGGGTCGTATGTTCACCATAAAAGGCGATGCCGTTGTCGTTGAGCATCTGCACCAACTGCGGCCCCGCATAGGGCCCCGCCGAGGGCATGGGATGTGCCTCCGGGCTGTACACGCTGATCTCGACGTCCGATCGGATGTCTTTCTCACTCAGGAGATCCGATGCCAGCAGGGCGCCCTCGTACGGAGCCACCGGGCAGCGGTAAGGCTGCGATGTCACCAGAAAGACGAGCTTTCCTCCCGAGAAATTCGCCAGTGCGCGTTGCGCATCACCGGCCGCGGCAACACCGTAATAGTGCACCGCGTCGCCCCGGTCGGCAGCCTCGCTCAGACCGGGCACCTTCTCGAGGGCATTGCGGGCTCCGGTGGCGATGACGAGGGCATCGAACGACAGGGTGGATGCGTCGGACAGGGTTATCGTGCGTGTGCTGGGGTCGATGCCGGCCACAGCACCCGCGATGGTGGTTATCCCGGAGAGTGCCTCGGCACTGGGCCTAATCGGCACACTGTCAGCTTCGCGCCAGCCCCTCATCACCCAGGGCAAGGTGAAACCCAGGAAGTGTGAAAAGTCCTCGTCCACCACGGTGATGTCCAAGTCATCTAGCGGCACGCCGGACTGGCGGATTTCGTTGATCACGCTGAGTCCACCGATACCGGCACCCAAAACGACGATCTTCTTCATGTTCTGCACTCCCTCTTCCTGAATAGGCCGAGCAATTGGTTCAGTGCGCCGGACGTGGCCGCTGCAACTGTGTGAACTCCGGCACCCGGGCGAGTGCGGTGACCGCGTCGAAGAGCTCCCGTGCGCTGTCTTCCTCGGGTAGTGCCGTCAACACCGGACCGAAGAACGTGCGGCCCGCTATCTGCAACAGCGGGCTACCGCCCACATCACCCAAAGCCCGCTGGCCGGCCTCGTGTGAGGACCGCACCAACGGGTCCAGCGAGGTGTCCGCCAGCGATTCGCTTGACGTCTCCAGTGGCGCAACCTTGGCCAGCACTCGCTCAGCCAGGTCAGCGCCGACGGCCACCGACTCGTCGAAGTACAACTCCCCGAAGACGAAATACGCTGTGTACAAGCCCTGTTGACCCAGATCGCGGTGGATGCCTGCCATCAATCGCCCCACTCGCCGCGAGTCGTCCATGCGAGCCCGCTGAGCGGGCGGCAGCTCTCTGCCCTCGTTCAGCACAGCCAGGTTCATCAGCTGCCAATCGACCGAGAGGCCGGACCGACTCGCGACCGCATCCAGCCACCGTGCGGTATTCCACGAGAAGGGACACACCGGGTCGAGCCAGATCCTCGCATCGAACGTATCGCCACGTGTTGACATGCGGCATCTCCCATCGCTGTGAAACACGGTCGACGCCAAGAACCGAACCGCATCGGCGTCAACCCTCAGATTCGTTCTGATTCCATTCATACCATACCCCCTAAGGTATTTGCGAAGACCAGGCGCAGGGGTGAATAGTTTGGAATAGATACCCTAGGGGGTATGGTATGAATGAGACTCGTCGTTGCCCAAAGGCGTTGATCTGCAGCAGAAAGGTGGTTAGCCGCATGCGTAGCGCCCTAGTTGGTGGATTGAAACGGGCCTGGGTGCCGATAGCCGTCACCTGCGCGGTCGGACTCGGCGCGGTCGCCGTGCATGACCTGCGTGGTGCATTCGGCTCCGAACCGATCTTTTCGGCATCGGGCGTCAGCGCAGAACCCCTTGCCGCATCCACGATCAAGCGCGTGCGATACGAGGTCTACGGCCCCACCGGCACCACCGGCACGGTGAACTACCTGGACAAAGAGACCCGTCCGCGGCGGGCCGATTTCACCGGCTTGCCGTGGACGTACACGATCGAAACGACCGTGCCCGCAGTGATCGCCAGCGTTGTGGCGCAAGGTGATAGCACCGCCATCGGCTGCCGGATCATCGTGAACGACCAGACCGAAGCTGAGCAGTCCGCGGACGGGTTCCACGCCCAAACCTCCTGTCTGGTGAAAGCCGCATGAACACCAAGCAGCAACGTCCGGCTTTCATGCGCTTTGTGCGCAGATTCGCCGCCCCCATTCTGGTGGGTTGGCTGCTGCTAACCGTGGCCGTGAATGTGCTTGTGCCACCTATTGAGTCAGTGGCACGAGAACATGCCGTCACAATGTCGCCGCACGACGCACCGGCCATGATCGCTGCCAAACACATCGGCGAGAAGTACCAGGAATCCGACTCGGACAGCATCGCGATGATCGTGCTGGAAGGTGCCAATCCTCTTGGCGAAGAGGCGCACTCGTACTACGCCGGGCTGGTGCACGCATTGCGGGCCGACACCGCTCACGTGCAGCATGTCCAGGACGTGTGGGGGGATCCGCTGACGGCCTCCGGCGCCCAGAGTCGTGACGGCAAGGCCGCATACGTACAGCTCAATCTGGCCGGCGACCAGGGCAGCACCCTGGGCAACGCGTCGGTGGCAGCCGTCAGGAAAATCGTCGACGGCTCGGCCCCGCCGCCCGGGGTCACGGTGTACGTCACCGGGCCTGCGGCGTTGACCACGGACATGAACGAGGCCGCCGACAAGAGCATGTTCATCATGATGGGCGTTACCGGTGCCGTCATCATGATCATGCTCCTCATCACCTACCGCTCCGTCAGCACGATGCTGCTGGTCCTGGTCATGGTTGGCTTCGAAATGGGCACGGCCAGGGGAATTGTCGCGCTTCTGGGCAATGTCGGACTGCTGGGGTTCTCCACATTCGTGGTGGCCATGCTGTCGTCGCTGGCGATCGCGGCCGGCACCGACTACGCGATATTTCTCATCGGCCGCTACCAGGAGGCGAGACAAGCCGGTCAAGATCGAGAAGCCGCGTATTACACCATGTTCCGTGGCACCTTTCACATCATCCTGGGCTCGGGCCTGACCATCGCCGGAGCAACCTTGTGTCTGCATCTCGCGCGGCTTTCCTACTTCAAGGCTCTCGGCATCCCCTCCGCACTGGGGCTGCTCGTCGTAGTTGCCGGTGCGCTGACCGCCGCGCCCGCCGTGGTCGCTGTCGCCAGCCGGTTTGGGCTGCTCGACCCGAAAAGGGTTGTGAAGGTTCGGCGGTGGCGGCGCATCGGCACCGCAACCGTGCGCTGGCCCGGTGCGATATTCGCCGCATCACTGGCCATAGCGCTCATCGGTATCGCCATCATGCCGACCATGAAAGTCAGCTACAACGACCGCTTCTACATTCCCGACGACCTGCCGTCGAACATTGGATACACAGCGGCCGAACGCCATTTCAGCGCCGCCACGATGAATCCCGACATCCTGATGATCGAGAGCGATCATGACATGCGCAATACCGGCGACATGATCGTCCTGGACAAAATCGCCAAGGAGGTGTTCCGGACACCGGGAATCGCAATGGTGCAGAGCATCACGCGCCCACTAGGAGGTCCGATCGAGCACACCTCCATACCGTTCCAGATCAGTGCCCAGTCGATTCCCATCCAGCAGAACCTTCAATTCATGAAGGAGCGCGCCGCTGACATGCTCACCATGAGCAAGGACCTGGCCGCGCTGATCAGTGCCATGGAGCGCATGCGATCCCTGGTCGGCAAGATGGGTAGCACGACCCACCGCATGACCGCTGACATGTCAGCAGCCCAGACGACGCTGGACGAGATTCGGGACCATCTGGCCGACTTCGACGACGTGGTACGGCCCTTGCGTAACTACTTCTACTGGGAGCAGCACTGTTTCGACATCTCGGCGTGCTCTGCCATACGGTCGGTGTTCGACGCAATCGACGGCGTCGACACGTTCAGCGACAACATGCGCGCACTGACCGCAGATGTCGGAGACATCGATACGGTCATTCCCCAAATGGCTGCTCAGTTTCCACCGATCATCGCGGTGGCCAGGTCCATGCACGACACCCTGCTGACCATGCACAGCAGCTTCTCGAATCTGATCACTCA
The nucleotide sequence above comes from Mycobacteroides saopaulense. Encoded proteins:
- a CDS encoding NAD(P)/FAD-dependent oxidoreductase gives rise to the protein MKKIVVLGAGIGGLSVINEIRQSGVPLDDLDITVVDEDFSHFLGFTLPWVMRGWREADSVPIRPSAEALSGITTIAGAVAGIDPSTRTITLSDASTLSFDALVIATGARNALEKVPGLSEAADRGDAVHYYGVAAAGDAQRALANFSGGKLVFLVTSQPYRCPVAPYEGALLASDLLSEKDIRSDVEISVYSPEAHPMPSAGPYAGPQLVQMLNDNGIAFYGEHTTQRVDPEKKIVVFTDGTTVGFDLLVFVPPHEPSVTIDGTGWIGVDPQTMQTVYEGIWAIGDTVSVTSPSGRPLPKAAIFAKNGAKAAAQNLLHYLDMSAETAVLSGLGYCYLDTGQHRAAQGKGDFFTLPHPAITLTEPSAGQHRDKQEEESQWRGIWEFADRSESRPS
- a CDS encoding MmpS family transport accessory protein, yielding MRSALVGGLKRAWVPIAVTCAVGLGAVAVHDLRGAFGSEPIFSASGVSAEPLAASTIKRVRYEVYGPTGTTGTVNYLDKETRPRRADFTGLPWTYTIETTVPAVIASVVAQGDSTAIGCRIIVNDQTEAEQSADGFHAQTSCLVKAA
- a CDS encoding mycothiol-dependent nitroreductase Rv2466c family protein — its product is MSTRGDTFDARIWLDPVCPFSWNTARWLDAVASRSGLSVDWQLMNLAVLNEGRELPPAQRARMDDSRRVGRLMAGIHRDLGQQGLYTAYFVFGELYFDESVAVGADLAERVLAKVAPLETSSESLADTSLDPLVRSSHEAGQRALGDVGGSPLLQIAGRTFFGPVLTALPEEDSARELFDAVTALARVPEFTQLQRPRPAH
- a CDS encoding MMPL/RND family transporter, whose amino-acid sequence is MRFVRRFAAPILVGWLLLTVAVNVLVPPIESVAREHAVTMSPHDAPAMIAAKHIGEKYQESDSDSIAMIVLEGANPLGEEAHSYYAGLVHALRADTAHVQHVQDVWGDPLTASGAQSRDGKAAYVQLNLAGDQGSTLGNASVAAVRKIVDGSAPPPGVTVYVTGPAALTTDMNEAADKSMFIMMGVTGAVIMIMLLITYRSVSTMLLVLVMVGFEMGTARGIVALLGNVGLLGFSTFVVAMLSSLAIAAGTDYAIFLIGRYQEARQAGQDREAAYYTMFRGTFHIILGSGLTIAGATLCLHLARLSYFKALGIPSALGLLVVVAGALTAAPAVVAVASRFGLLDPKRVVKVRRWRRIGTATVRWPGAIFAASLAIALIGIAIMPTMKVSYNDRFYIPDDLPSNIGYTAAERHFSAATMNPDILMIESDHDMRNTGDMIVLDKIAKEVFRTPGIAMVQSITRPLGGPIEHTSIPFQISAQSIPIQQNLQFMKERAADMLTMSKDLAALISAMERMRSLVGKMGSTTHRMTADMSAAQTTLDEIRDHLADFDDVVRPLRNYFYWEQHCFDISACSAIRSVFDAIDGVDTFSDNMRALTADVGDIDTVIPQMAAQFPPIIAVARSMHDTLLTMHSSFSNLITQMAQMTDTASAMGQAFDASRSGDYFYLPPEAFQNPDFQRGLKLFLSPDGTAARFVITHDKDPATPAGISSVTSELEAAHQAVKGTALTDARFYLAGTAAIYRDIQSGSRYDLLIVGIAALTLIFAVMVIITRALIASLVIVGTVLLSLGAAFGVSVLVWQYIFGLELNWIAPVFGLIILLAVGSDYNLLLVSRFQEEIGAGLKTGIIRSMGGTGGVVTSAGLVFAFTMMSMAASDLSSIGQAGSTIGLGLLFDTLIVRSLMTPSIAGLLGPWFWWPLKVHTRPRTSYTQAGILPAVARGPER